From the genome of Acidobacteriota bacterium, one region includes:
- a CDS encoding SpoIIE family protein phosphatase encodes MRLPTTAKALLALSFVLFAIAVLSIVDMLLPHPFDGVVLDPDAPGEFRVLEVAPGSGAERAGIEPEDRIVGIAHNIIEDRRHATRLLSRFDSGDLVSYLILTSSGYQEERLVELGERRVIKPSYAYAVVLGFSFLFVGLFVLLRQPHQRAARVFFVVCNLFLIFLVCRLRPASYSNVDTLVLSTGTAALLLLPAAFLHFFLIFPRPVPKLQRWLSERGIKAWYALLWVIYLMPAGVLAVRYSIARATGESLPLISGAPIINWWVLAFYMLLGLVILAVSSQGLDDPRQRRGAALVFAGALFGLVPFLVLAVAVPSLLHSERFLFWGIIPLGLVPLTFAYAIVRFQLLDIRVILHKGLLYTATTAVVTGLYALGIGFFNSWFTGTELAASPFFPLVFALAIIFLFEPLRRRIQGPIDRFFFSQRTQLQTTMLEMGEKLTAEMDQESVVRNLVDTLPQTLGLHFAALYLVKEGQLERTAGPSFLPPTLPLLPELEAHLGRRRRVLTELRDLEAPAQSSPELARLVQRLRLDEVEVLGDLASPRRRVGMVLLSSKRGQLAYEKMELKLLAGVLAQAAIALENARLLDERTRQAELERELAIASGIQSSLLPETVHLTDGWAIAAVCRPARDVGGDFFAQLPGSSEASGAVVYGDVSGKSIPGALMMMAAHEVLHSLAMTHRDPERLLSLANRRLYSIGRRSFVALGYLEGSANGGGLRYTLAGQPPPLLRRRDGAVDELAPPNHRLPLGAFQDGDYQLLETPLEAGELLLAYSDGVIECQSPEGEFFGEERLRQVLAEAPGTPEQAVQSVLAALDRFAAGRPAYDDLTLLAVTRRPENP; translated from the coding sequence GTGCGCCTGCCTACAACCGCGAAAGCCCTGCTCGCCTTGAGCTTTGTGCTCTTCGCCATCGCGGTGCTCTCCATCGTCGACATGCTCCTGCCCCACCCCTTCGACGGAGTGGTCTTGGATCCGGATGCCCCCGGGGAGTTCCGGGTGCTGGAGGTGGCCCCCGGCTCCGGCGCCGAACGGGCGGGCATCGAGCCGGAGGACCGCATCGTCGGCATCGCCCACAACATCATCGAGGATCGCCGCCACGCCACCCGGCTGCTGTCGCGTTTCGACAGCGGCGATCTGGTGAGCTACTTGATCCTCACCTCCTCCGGCTATCAGGAAGAACGCCTGGTGGAGCTCGGCGAGCGGCGGGTGATCAAGCCGTCCTACGCCTATGCCGTGGTGCTCGGCTTCAGCTTTCTCTTCGTCGGCCTCTTCGTGCTCCTGCGCCAGCCCCATCAGCGGGCGGCGCGGGTCTTCTTCGTGGTCTGCAACCTCTTCCTCATCTTCCTGGTTTGCCGGCTGCGGCCTGCCTCCTACAGCAACGTCGACACCTTGGTGCTGAGCACCGGCACCGCGGCGCTCTTGCTGTTGCCGGCGGCCTTCCTGCATTTCTTCCTGATTTTTCCCCGCCCCGTACCAAAGCTCCAACGCTGGCTTTCGGAGCGCGGGATCAAGGCCTGGTACGCCCTCTTGTGGGTCATCTACTTGATGCCGGCGGGAGTGCTGGCGGTGCGCTACAGCATCGCCCGCGCCACCGGCGAGTCGCTGCCCCTGATCAGCGGCGCTCCGATCATCAACTGGTGGGTGCTGGCCTTCTATATGCTCCTGGGGCTGGTGATCCTGGCGGTGAGCTCCCAGGGCCTCGACGACCCACGGCAGCGGCGGGGCGCGGCGCTGGTCTTCGCCGGCGCCCTCTTCGGGCTGGTGCCGTTCCTGGTGCTGGCGGTGGCGGTGCCGTCGCTACTGCACAGCGAGCGCTTTCTCTTCTGGGGCATCATCCCCCTGGGTCTGGTGCCCCTCACCTTCGCCTACGCCATCGTCCGCTTCCAGCTGCTGGACATCCGGGTGATCTTGCACAAGGGCCTGCTCTACACCGCCACCACCGCCGTCGTCACCGGCCTCTACGCCCTGGGCATCGGTTTCTTCAACAGCTGGTTCACCGGCACCGAGCTGGCCGCCTCGCCGTTCTTCCCGCTGGTCTTCGCCCTCGCCATCATCTTTCTCTTCGAGCCCCTGCGGCGCCGCATCCAAGGCCCCATCGATCGCTTCTTCTTCTCCCAGCGTACCCAGCTCCAGACCACCATGTTGGAGATGGGCGAAAAACTCACCGCCGAGATGGATCAGGAGTCGGTGGTGCGTAATCTGGTGGACACCCTGCCTCAGACCCTCGGCCTGCACTTCGCCGCCCTCTATCTGGTAAAGGAAGGCCAGCTGGAACGCACCGCCGGCCCGTCTTTCCTACCCCCGACCCTGCCCCTGCTGCCGGAGCTGGAGGCACACCTGGGGCGGCGGCGGCGGGTGCTGACGGAGTTGCGCGATTTGGAGGCACCGGCTCAGAGCTCGCCGGAGCTAGCGCGGCTGGTGCAGCGGCTGCGGCTGGACGAGGTGGAAGTCTTGGGCGATCTGGCCTCGCCGCGGCGCCGGGTGGGGATGGTCCTGCTGTCGAGCAAGCGGGGCCAGCTGGCCTACGAGAAGATGGAGCTCAAGCTCCTCGCCGGCGTCCTCGCCCAGGCCGCCATCGCCCTGGAGAACGCCCGTCTGCTGGATGAGCGCACCCGCCAGGCGGAGCTCGAGCGGGAGCTCGCCATCGCCTCGGGAATCCAGAGCTCGCTGCTTCCGGAGACCGTGCACCTCACCGACGGCTGGGCCATCGCCGCCGTCTGCCGCCCTGCCCGGGATGTCGGCGGAGACTTCTTCGCCCAGCTGCCGGGCTCCAGCGAAGCCTCCGGAGCGGTGGTCTACGGCGACGTCTCGGGCAAATCCATCCCCGGGGCGTTGATGATGATGGCGGCCCACGAGGTGCTCCACTCCCTGGCCATGACCCACCGCGATCCGGAACGCCTGTTGAGCCTCGCCAACCGCCGTCTGTACAGCATCGGCCGGCGCAGCTTCGTGGCCCTGGGGTATCTGGAGGGCTCGGCCAACGGCGGCGGGCTGCGCTACACCCTGGCGGGACAACCGCCGCCGTTGCTGCGCCGTCGGGACGGCGCCGTGGACGAGCTGGCGCCCCCAAACCACCGCCTCCCCCTGGGGGCCTTCCAGGACGGCGACTACCAGCTGCTGGAAACACCCCTGGAGGCCGGAGAGCTGCTCCTGGCCTACTCCGACGGGGTGATCGAATGCCAGTCGCCGGAAGGTGAATTCTTCGGTGAAGAACGCCTGCGGCAAGTCCTCGCCGAGGCTCCAGGGACGCCGGAGCAGGCGGTGCAGTCCGTCCTCGCCGCCCTCGACCGCTTTGCCGCCGGACGCCCCGCGTATGACGACCTGACCCTGTTGGCGGTGACCCGCCGCCCGGAGAACCCGTGA
- a CDS encoding tetratricopeptide repeat protein — protein MSRSLLATVLVIGLTAVGIAWWQNAESNPWTTDSEKARIALEQGWEAYTKLYHSEAAELYERAVEADPQWVVPRLMLARMLPFANERRRELVDAARQADLEALSDRERFLVEYNLAMEDGQRPQARRLVEAFNEDHPEDPFGLHIRGGVAMFTGDFEQAEELYQRLVETEPNWVNAQNMLGYLAMRRGDFQEAENRFRTFQFVAPDQANPHDSLAELMALRGRYQEAEDELQKALELRPDFLPAFNSLLRLSLLDQDLDLARDTVRRLREVPDFPPGLLKRGNCLIELLQTSLENRPPPADAGSTDPDNDCHYWYLPLALHQRQLLADGRRDQALALEQGMGEMLAESLTKEMRESQDQALLSHLQGYRLAYEGDLDGALEKLQAVEDLLGVENLESGQITLVNRLVLAQVLERAGDEDAARRVWNSMTAINPRIPELEPLLGLPRPG, from the coding sequence ATGTCCAGATCCTTGCTCGCCACCGTCCTCGTCATCGGCCTCACCGCCGTCGGTATCGCTTGGTGGCAGAATGCCGAGTCCAACCCCTGGACCACCGACTCGGAGAAGGCCCGCATCGCCCTCGAACAGGGCTGGGAGGCCTACACCAAGCTCTACCATTCCGAGGCTGCGGAGCTCTACGAACGGGCCGTCGAAGCCGACCCCCAGTGGGTCGTCCCCCGGCTGATGCTGGCGCGCATGCTGCCCTTCGCCAACGAGCGACGCCGGGAGCTGGTAGACGCAGCCCGCCAGGCAGACCTCGAAGCCCTCTCCGACCGGGAACGCTTTCTGGTGGAATACAACCTGGCGATGGAAGACGGGCAGCGGCCGCAGGCCCGGCGGCTGGTGGAAGCCTTCAACGAGGATCATCCCGAAGATCCCTTCGGTTTGCACATCCGCGGCGGAGTCGCCATGTTCACCGGCGACTTCGAGCAAGCCGAGGAGCTCTACCAGCGGCTGGTGGAGACCGAGCCCAACTGGGTCAACGCCCAGAATATGCTCGGCTATCTGGCCATGCGCCGGGGCGACTTCCAAGAAGCGGAGAATCGCTTCCGCACCTTCCAATTCGTCGCTCCGGATCAGGCCAACCCCCACGACTCCCTGGCCGAGCTGATGGCCCTTCGAGGGCGCTACCAGGAGGCCGAGGACGAGCTTCAAAAGGCCCTGGAGCTGCGCCCGGACTTTCTCCCCGCCTTCAACAGCCTGCTGCGCCTCTCCCTCCTCGACCAAGACCTGGACCTGGCCCGGGACACCGTCCGCCGACTCCGAGAGGTTCCCGATTTTCCACCGGGTCTGCTGAAACGAGGCAACTGCCTCATCGAGCTCTTGCAAACCAGCCTGGAGAACAGACCACCACCAGCCGATGCCGGTTCCACGGATCCCGACAACGACTGTCATTATTGGTACCTCCCGCTGGCACTCCACCAGCGCCAGCTCCTCGCCGACGGACGGCGAGACCAGGCTCTGGCCCTCGAGCAGGGGATGGGAGAGATGCTCGCTGAATCCCTAACCAAGGAGATGCGCGAGAGCCAGGATCAGGCCCTCCTGTCCCACCTGCAGGGCTATCGCCTGGCCTACGAAGGCGACCTGGACGGAGCCCTCGAGAAGCTCCAGGCGGTCGAAGACTTGCTCGGAGTGGAGAACCTGGAGAGCGGTCAGATCACCCTGGTCAATCGCCTGGTCCTCGCCCAGGTCCTGGAGCGCGCCGGTGACGAAGACGCTGCCCGCCGGGTGTGGAATTCCATGACCGCCATCAATCCCCGCATCCCGGAGCTAGAGCCCCTGCTCGGCCTGCCTCGCCCCGGCTAG
- the ytxJ gene encoding bacillithiol system redox-active protein YtxJ, with protein MSPSQLHQLASIEELDELLEQSRQRAQLIFKHSLTCPISATAYRHFQSYLDHSPASDVDYHLVTVQQARGVSNEAANRLSVRHESPQAILVRNQEAVWDASHGAITEQSLQENLSQN; from the coding sequence ATGAGTCCATCCCAGCTGCACCAGCTGGCCAGCATCGAAGAGCTCGACGAGCTCCTCGAGCAGAGCCGCCAACGAGCCCAGCTGATCTTCAAGCACAGCCTCACCTGCCCCATCAGCGCCACCGCCTATCGCCACTTCCAGAGCTATCTCGATCATTCCCCGGCATCGGACGTGGACTACCATCTGGTGACGGTGCAACAGGCCCGAGGTGTCTCCAACGAGGCCGCCAACCGCCTGTCGGTGCGTCACGAATCGCCCCAGGCGATCCTGGTGCGCAACCAAGAAGCGGTATGGGACGCGTCCCACGGAGCCATTACCGAGCAGTCCCTGCAGGAGAATCTGTCCCAGAATTGA
- a CDS encoding exopolysaccharide biosynthesis protein — protein MTHSTPDSSPDVEQTPTPEGAGSPDLPPGAVELPDGTGHRQLSEELDQLLETLDSRDTTLGEVVDRIGERGFGLLLALLALPAALPVPAPGYATPFGLMMIGLGAQMIVGRRQPTLPQRFRRRMIRYSFLAGTVAGASMPLRVAEFLIRPRLPRLARSRAIHSVLGVIIVLMAAFMCLPIPLTNTAPSFVIFLIACGMLEEDGLLQLAGILLAPLAGAIAIAALYFGSKYGLEALEGGTRGLLELIRGA, from the coding sequence ATGACTCATTCCACCCCCGATTCTTCCCCCGACGTGGAACAGACTCCTACCCCGGAAGGGGCTGGCAGCCCGGACTTGCCCCCCGGCGCTGTCGAGCTCCCCGACGGCACCGGCCACCGGCAGTTGTCCGAGGAGCTGGACCAGCTGCTGGAGACCCTCGACTCCCGAGACACCACCTTGGGAGAGGTCGTCGACCGCATCGGAGAGCGCGGCTTCGGCCTGCTGCTGGCGCTGCTGGCCCTCCCCGCCGCCTTGCCGGTGCCAGCCCCGGGCTACGCGACTCCCTTCGGCCTGATGATGATCGGCCTTGGCGCCCAGATGATCGTCGGCCGCCGCCAGCCTACCCTGCCCCAGCGGTTCCGCCGCCGGATGATCCGCTACAGCTTCCTCGCCGGCACCGTCGCCGGCGCCTCCATGCCCCTGCGGGTGGCGGAATTCCTGATCCGCCCCCGGCTCCCCCGCCTCGCCCGCAGCCGCGCCATCCACTCGGTGCTAGGGGTGATCATCGTGCTCATGGCGGCCTTCATGTGCCTGCCCATCCCCCTCACCAACACCGCCCCCAGCTTCGTCATCTTCCTCATCGCCTGCGGCATGCTGGAAGAAGACGGTCTGCTCCAACTCGCCGGCATCCTCCTCGCCCCCCTAGCCGGCGCCATCGCCATCGCAGCGCTCTATTTCGGGTCCAAATACGGGCTGGAGGCGCTGGAAGGGGGAACCCGGGGGTTGTTGGAGCTGATTCGGGGCGCGTGA
- the lysM gene encoding peptidoglycan-binding protein LysM has translation MGLIDFVKSAGEKIFGGDDEPKVEKGTANDPEAVAKAQALFDRTRAARIAEVIQKAGFEVQELAVKVKDGVVTLQGKVPSQEEREKVVLVAGNNRGISRVDDQLEVEAPEPEATFYTVQSGDTLSKIAKEQYGNAMKYPVIFEANRPMLSDPDKIYPGQVLRIPPLEN, from the coding sequence ATGGGCCTAATCGATTTTGTCAAGAGTGCCGGAGAGAAGATCTTCGGAGGGGATGATGAACCGAAGGTGGAGAAGGGCACCGCCAACGATCCGGAAGCGGTCGCCAAGGCGCAGGCCCTCTTCGACCGCACCCGCGCGGCCCGCATCGCCGAGGTGATCCAGAAGGCCGGCTTCGAGGTACAGGAGCTGGCGGTGAAGGTGAAGGACGGCGTCGTTACCCTTCAGGGCAAGGTGCCGAGCCAGGAGGAGCGGGAGAAGGTCGTCCTGGTGGCGGGCAACAACCGCGGCATCAGCCGGGTCGACGACCAGCTGGAAGTCGAGGCTCCGGAGCCCGAGGCCACCTTCTACACCGTGCAGTCCGGCGACACTCTGTCCAAGATCGCCAAGGAGCAGTACGGCAACGCCATGAAGTACCCGGTGATCTTCGAGGCCAACCGCCCCATGCTCAGCGATCCGGACAAGATCTACCCCGGCCAGGTGCTGCGCATCCCGCCCCTGGAGAACTGA
- a CDS encoding DUF937 domain-containing protein produces MNASLLEMLGRQLSGQQVQQLGQAIGADPDTTSKAISAALPMLMGALAKNASQPDGAASLAGALERDHDGSLLDNLGGFLGQASTGPGNDILRHVLGSQRPVAEEGVSQASGLDMSSVAKLLPLLAPIVLAALGKTQRQQGLDIGSLAQLLQQEKQVARRAAPSGAGGLLSQFLDSDGDGEIGDDVARMGADLLGKWLKGR; encoded by the coding sequence ATGAACGCTTCACTCTTGGAAATGCTGGGCCGGCAGCTCAGCGGTCAGCAGGTCCAGCAACTCGGCCAGGCCATCGGCGCCGACCCGGACACCACCTCCAAAGCGATCTCCGCCGCGCTGCCCATGCTCATGGGAGCCCTGGCCAAAAACGCTTCCCAGCCTGACGGCGCAGCGTCCCTGGCCGGCGCCCTGGAGCGGGACCACGACGGCAGCCTGCTGGACAACCTCGGCGGCTTCCTCGGTCAGGCCTCCACCGGTCCCGGCAACGACATCCTGCGCCACGTGCTGGGCAGCCAGCGGCCGGTGGCGGAGGAAGGGGTGAGCCAGGCCAGCGGGCTCGACATGAGCTCCGTGGCCAAGCTCCTGCCGTTGCTGGCCCCCATCGTCCTGGCGGCCTTGGGGAAGACCCAGCGCCAGCAAGGGCTGGACATCGGCTCGCTGGCCCAGCTCTTGCAGCAGGAAAAGCAGGTAGCCCGACGGGCTGCTCCCAGCGGAGCCGGCGGTCTGCTGTCCCAGTTCCTCGACAGTGACGGCGACGGCGAGATCGGCGACGACGTGGCCCGCATGGGCGCCGACCTGCTGGGCAAGTGGCTTAAGGGCCGCTGA
- a CDS encoding aminopeptidase, with protein sequence MTDTRYDALAQVLVHHSCGLQPGEKALIDANDIPAPFVNTLIRTVAEAGGHPVVQLKSTRIQRQLLHHATPEQLEVMAATELATMSRVDAYIGVRGNDNVSDLSDVPTERMKLYEEKVFKPVHMEVRVPKTRWVVLRWPSPSMAQLAEMPTDAFEDFFFRVCTMDYGRMAEAMEPLRELMDRTDRVRLVAPGTDLRFSIQDIPTICCSGQRNIPDGEVFTAPVRDSVEGTIQYNTTTIYRGVTHDDVRLDFRDGKVVDAHSSQPEHLESILDSDEGARYVGEFAIGVNPHITQPMKDILFDEKIGGSIHFTPGAAYEEAFNGNRSQIHWDMVLRMDPDQGGGEIWFDDQLVRKDGLFVPDALQPLNPENLI encoded by the coding sequence ATGACCGATACACGCTATGACGCCCTGGCCCAGGTGCTGGTGCACCACTCCTGCGGCCTGCAGCCGGGGGAGAAGGCTCTCATCGACGCCAACGACATCCCGGCGCCCTTCGTCAACACCCTGATCCGTACCGTCGCCGAGGCCGGTGGCCATCCGGTGGTGCAGCTCAAGTCGACCCGCATTCAGCGTCAGCTCCTGCACCACGCCACTCCCGAGCAATTGGAGGTGATGGCCGCCACCGAGCTCGCCACCATGTCGCGGGTGGACGCCTACATCGGCGTGCGGGGCAACGACAACGTCTCCGACCTCAGCGACGTGCCGACGGAACGCATGAAGCTCTACGAAGAGAAGGTCTTCAAGCCCGTGCACATGGAGGTGCGGGTGCCCAAGACCCGCTGGGTGGTGTTGCGCTGGCCGTCGCCCTCCATGGCCCAGCTGGCGGAGATGCCCACCGACGCCTTCGAGGACTTCTTCTTCCGCGTCTGCACCATGGACTACGGCCGCATGGCGGAGGCCATGGAGCCCCTGCGGGAGCTCATGGACCGCACCGACCGGGTGCGGCTGGTGGCGCCGGGGACCGATCTGCGCTTCAGCATCCAGGATATTCCCACCATCTGTTGCAGCGGTCAGCGCAACATCCCCGATGGCGAGGTGTTCACCGCGCCGGTGCGGGACAGCGTCGAGGGCACCATCCAATACAACACCACCACCATCTACCGCGGCGTCACCCATGACGACGTGCGGCTGGACTTCCGCGACGGCAAGGTGGTGGACGCTCACAGCTCCCAGCCGGAGCACCTGGAGAGCATCCTCGACTCCGACGAGGGGGCTCGCTACGTCGGCGAATTCGCCATCGGCGTCAACCCTCACATCACCCAGCCGATGAAGGACATCCTCTTCGACGAGAAGATCGGTGGCAGCATCCACTTCACCCCTGGCGCCGCCTACGAGGAGGCCTTCAATGGCAACCGCAGCCAGATCCACTGGGACATGGTCCTGCGCATGGATCCGGATCAGGGCGGCGGTGAGATCTGGTTCGACGACCAGCTGGTGCGCAAGGACGGCCTCTTCGTGCCCGACGCGCTGCAGCCGTTGAACCCTGAGAATCTGATCTGA